One segment of Phragmites australis chromosome 13, lpPhrAust1.1, whole genome shotgun sequence DNA contains the following:
- the LOC133889488 gene encoding secreted RxLR effector protein 161-like, translated as MVAVKRILRYIAGTINYDCRYGKAEEGRLVDYSDSDLTGDIDTQKSTYGTLFFYGDSLVSWHSLKQRVVTLSSCEAEYVATTTEATQGVWLARLLGDFKGKPADTVELKIDNKSALTLSKNHVFHERNKHINVRYHFIRGCLYNRIVSVDFISTKD; from the coding sequence ATGGTGGCCGTGAAGAGGATCCTGCGTTATATTGCCGGGACGATCAACTACGACTGCCGCTACGGGAAAGCAGAGGAGGGACGGCTGGTTGACTACAGCGACAGCGACCTCACCGGTGACATTGATACGCAGAAGAGCACTTATGGCACTCTGTTCTTCTATGGTGACAGCCTGGTGAGTTGGCATTCTCTCAAACAAAGGGTGGTAACACTGTCGTCCTGTGAAGCAGAGTATGTCGCCACCACCACTGAAGCTACACAAGGTGTGTGGCTAGCTCGATTGCTCGGTGACTTCAAGGGGAAGCCTGCCGACACCGTCGAGCTCAAGATTGACAACAAATCAGCTCTAACATTGAGCAAAAATCATGTGTTCCATGAGCGCAACAAGCACATCAATGTGCGCTACCACTTCATTAGAGGGTGCTTGTACAACAGAATTGTCAGTGTAGACTTCATTAGCACCAAGGACTAG